The following are from one region of the Salvia hispanica cultivar TCC Black 2014 chromosome 1, UniMelb_Shisp_WGS_1.0, whole genome shotgun sequence genome:
- the LOC125218066 gene encoding putative disease resistance protein At1g59780, with product MTAYGAVNSLRNTLENITRCPRFSLVGGSKKTIDVVHKELKPWEEVLQRLDKTSPSKSRKKANALDGRIKEAFWRFEDSLESLLTQQILSNFESLPETIFIDLQSLQNDVDSLIHTLDDMKEEYIYEVENMAEDEPISSVIGFHGTNSKMIGLSDQFERVKSDLINTPDTWNHVHALYGTAGVGKTTLAMKIYEDPEIQSMYECRAWVTVGRVPQPNREISGGIRAQLYGVTQGDDGVYYLMRERLDGKNCLIVLDDVWENFRFYSIPIVRRGCSSILLTGRHRKMMQACENLDHWYEVRLLNEEDVSELCKEDVKLPTQDEKRKK from the exons ATGACAGCTTATGGTGCTGTGAATTCTCTTAGGAACACACTTGAAAACATTACCCGCTGTCCTCGTTTCAGCCTTGTTGGTGGCTCTAAAAAGACCATCGATGTCGTGCACAAGGAGTTGAAGCCTTGGGAAGAAGTTCTGCAAAGATTGGACAAGACGAGCCCGAGCAAGAGCAGGAAGAAGGCGAACGCTTTGGATGGAAGAATCAAGGAGGCATTTTGGAGATTTGAGGACTCATTGGAATCTCTTCTCACTCAACAGATTCTTTCGAATTTTGAAAGTCTTCCAGAGACGATCTTCATCGATCTGCAGAGTCTGCAGAATGATGTTGATTCCTTGATCCATACGCTCGATGATATGAAGGAGGAGTACATTTACGAAGTAGAGAATATGGCTGAGGACGAACCTATTTCCTCAGTCATCGGTTTTCATGGAACCAACTCTAAGATGATTGGATTATCAGACCAATTCGAACGAGTCAAGTCTGATCTCATTAATACACCCGACACGTGGAATCATGTGCACGCACTTTATGGAACGGCAGGCGTTGGGAAGACCACTCTTGctatgaaaatttatgaagATCCTGAAATTCAGAGCATGTATGAGTGTCGTGCGTGGGTCACAGTAGGCAGAGTGCCTCAACCGAACCGTGAAATTTCAGGAGGCATTCGAGCTCAGCTGTATGGAGTTACTCAAGGAGATGACGGAGTATATTACTTGATGAGAGAAAGGTTGGATGGAAAGAATTGCCTCattgtgttggatgatgtCTGGGAGAATTTTCGGTTTTATAGTATACCAATCGTCAGAAGGGGGTGTAGCAGTATCTTGCTAACTGGTCGACATCGAAAAATGATGCAAGCTTGTGAGAATCTTGATCACTGGTATGAGGTGCGGCTTTTGAATGAAGAAGATGTTAGCGAGTTGTGCAAAGAAG ATGTTAAGTTGCCTACACAAGatgagaagagaaagaaataa
- the LOC125208900 gene encoding disease resistance protein RPP13-like isoform X2 yields MQRTYEELQPFQEILERLDDTSKSRSRKKVNALDKRIKKKLEGFEDWLEYVVSQQILAQLESPARNVVSIDLQCLYDDVRALFQVRRLMEKEYVYELRNMAEDEGPIRFGGTKSKMMGLHDQLEQVKNDLDGDFDRKLVCALVGMGGVGKTTLANEIFEDPRILSKYEHRAWVTVSRKPQKIVELSRGIVAQLVEGGKEMDEKEIVLELEGKKCLVVLDDVWERKILSSLIGSLPSVGNILVLVTARERDVVENITSERSGLNITVVRFLNEEESKDLLCHKVFGDEICPSRLDKAATKIAKKCEGLPLMIVTVADILSESRNKDPSYWDDVAEGRNSAFTDAYDQISKST; encoded by the exons ATGCAACGTACCTACGAGGAGCTGCAGCCCTTTCAAGAAATTCTGGAAAGATTAGACGACACAAGCAAAAGCAGGAGCAGGAAGAAGGTGAATGCTTTGGATAAACGAATCAAAAAGAAGTTAGAGGGATTCGAAGATTGGTTGGAATATGTTGTCTCACAGCAGATTCTTGCACAGCTTGAGAGCCCTGCGCGAAATGTGGTCTCCATTGATCTCCAATGCTTATATGATGATGTCCGTGCCTTGTTCCAAGTGCGAAGGCTTATGGAGAAAGAATACGTGTATGAACTACGCAACATGGCTGAAGACGAGGGACCTATTCGTTTTGGTGGAACCAAGTCAAAGATGATGGGATTGCATGATCAGTTAGAACAAGTGAAAAATGATCTTGATGGTGATTTTGATAGGAAGCTTGTGTGTGCACTTGTTGGAATGGGCGGTGTTGGGAAGACGACTCTTGCTAACGAGATATTTGAAGATCCACGGATCTTGAGCAAATATGAGCATCGGGCATGGGTCACAGTAAGCAGAAAACCTCAAAAGATCGTTGAACTTTCACGAGGCATTGTAGCTCAACTCGTTGAAGGAGGTAAAGAAATGGATGAGAAAGAAATAGTATTGGAGCTGGAGGGGAAGAAATGCCTCGTTGTGTTGGATGATGTATGGGAGAGAAAGATATTGAGTTCGTTGATAGGTTCCTTGCCGAGTGTTGGAAACATTCTTGTCTTGGTTACTGCCCGAGAGCGAGACGTGGTTGAAAACATTACCTCAGAGAGAAGTGGTCTTAATATCACGGTGGTGAGGTTTTTGAATGAAGAGGAGAGTAAGGATCTTTTATGCCACAAGGTGTTTGGAGATGAGATTTGCCCGTCTCGACTTGACAAAGCCGCTACCAAAATCGCCAAGAAATGTGAAGGTCTTCCTCTCATGATAGTCACGGTTGCTGACATCCTATCAGAATCCCGTAATAAGGATCCAAGCTATTGGGATGATGTAGCGGAAGGGAGGAATTCAGCCTTCACGGATGCATATGATCAAATATCAAAG TCCACATAA
- the LOC125208921 gene encoding putative late blight resistance protein homolog R1A-10 — protein sequence MEKEYMYTLGNMAEEGSISSRIGFGGTKSKMTGLSDQLEQVRNDLEDNFDRKLVYALVGMAGVGKTTLAEEIFEDPHILSIYEHRAWVTVGRKPQKITELSRGIIAQLTKGDEEMDVYFKEIIFDQKRCLIVLDDVWETKVLSSLIDSLASVKNIQILVTARERDIIENITSQRDGLNIMVVRFLNEKESKDLLCRKVFEDEICPSQLDKAATKIAKKCEGLPLMVVTVADILSKSHNRDPDYWDDVAEERNSVFVDAYNEMTKVFFPSYDYLPQYLKMPFLFMGVFPPDYDFPPSKLVNMFTAEGWFLHTNERRALEVSVWHCLEKLCFYKNLVLFNRKSISWHEKIEGLKYKTCRLHSTWRHVCRGEAWKNKFYHVLNRLVDASKRYVKGQRCLCLQNNILFGFKEFCKSVRLNCASTTRSLLFFGPYHQYPTPIDVGFRLLRELDALKLRFYTFPTEILTLVLLKYLALSCNGELPATISKLFNLRVLIIHPHMNIRRCGAPSYIPIQLWDMQELEHIEILGKNLVAPHHVVSLEMLSTLVGVNANTCTILDLSNRIPNIKKLGIQIELTPYDNHYDLSSCFSCISTLESLDTLKCSITNPVVSNSSIVAVTPSSLMFPRGLKKLHLSGMGFPWEYADVIGFLPFLQVLKLRSYAFQGSHWETQRESFLSLEFLLIEDSDLVHWIPRYGSFPKLSYLSMKHCYKLVQLHWPSISMLGKIELVDCNPLAWACASQVKPCPFTHLDVTASSYFDKKPVTHKLQSFGGLMPLEWEDLISSPVFIAEPKWSGSAYLFILSLIVLLGCVLKFYLIKGCLPKLGIQTWGRFAFEWMHRYL from the exons ATGGAGAAAGAATACATGTATACACTAGGCAATATGGCTGAAGAGGGATCTATTTCCTCAAGAATTGGTTTTGGTGGAACCAAGTCAAAGATGACGGGATTATCTGATCAATTGGAACAAGTGAGGAATGATCTTGAAGATAATTTTGATAGAAAGCTTGTCTACGCACTTGTTGGAATGGCTGGTGTTGGGAAGACCACTCTTGCGGAGGAAATATTTGAAGATCCGCATATCTTGAGCATATATGAGCATCGGGCGTGGGTCACAGTAGGCAGAAAACCTCAAAAGATCACTGAACTTTCAAGAGGCATTATAGCTCAACTCACTAAAGGAGATGAAGAAATGGACGTCTACTTTAAAGAGATAATATTCGATCAGAAGAGATGTCTCATTGTGTTGGACGATGTATGGGAGACAAAGGTATTGAGTTCCTTGATAGATTCCTTGGCAAgtgttaaaaatattcaaatcttggTTACTGCTCGGGAGCGAGACATAATTGAGAATATTACTTCACAAAGAGATGGTCTTAATATCATGGTGGTGCGGTTTTTGaatgaaaaagaaagtaaGGATTTATTATGCCGCAAGGTTTTTGAAGATGAGATCTGCCCATCTCAACTTGACAAAGCTGCTACCAAAATTGCCAAGAAATGTGAAGGTCTTCCACTCATGGTAGTCACGGTTGCTGACATCCTATCAAAATCCCATAATCGAGATCCGGACTATTGGGATGATGTAGCGGAAGAGAGAAATTCAGTCTTTGTGGATGCATATAATGAAATGACAAAGGTATTTTTCCCAAGTTACGACTACTTACCTCAATATCTCAAAATGCCCTTTCTATTTATGGGAGTTTTCCCTCCAGATTATGATTTCCCACCATCCAAGCTCGTCAATATGTTCACTGCTGAGGGCTGGTTTCTTCACACAAACGAAAGGCGGGCTTTGGAAGTGTCTGTTTGGCATTGTTTGGAGAAGCTTTGCTTTTACAAGAATCTTGTTTTGTTCAATAGAAAGAGCATTTCTTGGCATGAGAAAATTGAAGGTCTCAAGTATAAAACTTGCCGGCTTCACTCTACGTGGAGGCACGTGTGTAGAGGAGAAGCTTGGAAGAACAAGTTTTATCACGTCTTAAATAGACTTGTTGATGCATCAAAAAGATATGTGAAAGGTCAGCGTTGTTTGTGTCTgcaaaataacattttatttggTTTCAAAGAATTCTGCAAGTCTGTGAGATTAAATTGTGCATCCACCACACGTTCTCTCCTCTTTTTCGgtccataccaccaatatccaACCCCAATAGATGTTGGTTTCCGGTTGCTTAGAGAACTAGATGCTCTTAAACTGCGTTTCTACACGTTTCCAACAGAAATTCTAACACTAGTCCTACTAAAGTATCTAGCTCTATCTTGCAATGGAGAACTCCCTGCAACCATATCCAAACTTTTCAACCTTCGAGTCTTGATCATCCATCCGCATATGAACATTAGACGTTGTGGAGCTCCATCATACATACCAATACAACTATGGGATATGCAAGAGTTAGAGCATATTGAGATCTTGGGAAAAAACCTTGTAGCTCCACATCATGTTGTTTCGTTGGAAATGCTCTCAACACTTGTAGGTGTGAATGCTAACACTTGTACAATCTTGGATCTCTCCAATAGGATTCCGAATATAAAGAAACTAGGCATCCAGATTGAGCTGACTCCTTATGATAATCATTATGACCTTTCGAGCTGCTTTAGTTGCATTTCAACACTTGAAAGTTTGGACACACTCAAATGCAGTATTACAAATCCAGTGGTTTCCAATAGCTCCATTGTTGCTGTGACTCCTAGTTCATTGATGTTTCCACgaggattgaaaaagttacaCTTGAGTGGCATGGGTTTTCCCTGGGAATATGCGGATGTCATCGGCTTTTTGCCATTTCTTCAGGTGCTCAAATTGCGTTCCTACGCCTTTCAAGGTTCACACTGGGAAACACAAAGGGAAAGTTTTTTGAGCCTCGAATTTCTTCTAATTGAAGATAGTGACTTGGTACACTGGATACCAAGATATGGAAGCTTCCCTAAGCTTAGCTACCTAAGTATGAAACATTGCTACAAACTAGTTCAGCTCCATTGGCCGTCTATTTCTATGCTTGGAAAGATTGAATTAGTTGACTGCAATCCTTTAGCTTGGGCTTGTGCCAGCCAAGTAAAACCGTGTCCATTTACTCACCTTGATGTTACTGCCTCTTCTTATTTTGACAAGAAACCGGTGACTCACAAGCTTCAAAG TTTCGGGGGACTGATGCCGCTGGAATGGGAAGACTTAATATCCAGCCCCGTGTTTATAGCAGAGCCGAAATGGTCAGGCTCTGCATACTTGTTTATACTTTCATTAATTGTATTACTGGGCTGTGTCCTaaagttttatttgataaaggGTTGTCTTCCAAAGTTAGGAATTCAAACTTGGGGAAGATTTGCTTTTGAATGGATGCATAGATATTTATAA
- the LOC125208900 gene encoding putative late blight resistance protein homolog R1A-10 isoform X1 produces MQRTYEELQPFQEILERLDDTSKSRSRKKVNALDKRIKKKLEGFEDWLEYVVSQQILAQLESPARNVVSIDLQCLYDDVRALFQVRRLMEKEYVYELRNMAEDEGPIRFGGTKSKMMGLHDQLEQVKNDLDGDFDRKLVCALVGMGGVGKTTLANEIFEDPRILSKYEHRAWVTVSRKPQKIVELSRGIVAQLVEGGKEMDEKEIVLELEGKKCLVVLDDVWERKILSSLIGSLPSVGNILVLVTARERDVVENITSERSGLNITVVRFLNEEESKDLLCHKVFGDEICPSRLDKAATKIAKKCEGLPLMIVTVADILSESRNKDPSYWDDVAEGRNSAFTDAYDQISKVLFPSYDYLPQYLKMPFLFMGVCSPHNDIPTSKLVNTVSAEGWFLHTNERRALEVSVWHCLEKLRFNKNLLLLNGKSISRDEKIGGCKYKSCRLHSAWWQLCRREGRKNKFYHVLNTLSDASKTYVKGQRCLCLQNNILFGFKGFCKSVRLNCASTARSLLFFGPYHQYPTPIDVGFRLLRELDALKLRFYNFPTEILTLVQLKFLALTCNGELPAAISKLFNLRVLIIHPHINITCIRAPSYIPIQIWNIEELEHIEILGKSLVAPRRFASLGKLSTLLGVNATSICNILDLSSRIPNIKKLGVRIELTPYDDHNDLLSRFSCISTLESLETLKCSIINPTVRYSSIVPATPSSLMLPRNLKKLHLSGMGFPWEYMDVIGSLQSLKVLKLRSYAFRGSHWETRKDSFSTLDFLLIEDSDLVQWIPRSGSFPMLSYLSMKHCYKLVEIHWSSLSKLGKIELVDCNPLALNFSSQLEPTPCAHLDGTATSYFDETPVTDELRSHEGPMPRQWVDAPSEPVFIVEPEQSYTTFSTSLFIVSVILLLGCLLKLGMMT; encoded by the exons ATGCAACGTACCTACGAGGAGCTGCAGCCCTTTCAAGAAATTCTGGAAAGATTAGACGACACAAGCAAAAGCAGGAGCAGGAAGAAGGTGAATGCTTTGGATAAACGAATCAAAAAGAAGTTAGAGGGATTCGAAGATTGGTTGGAATATGTTGTCTCACAGCAGATTCTTGCACAGCTTGAGAGCCCTGCGCGAAATGTGGTCTCCATTGATCTCCAATGCTTATATGATGATGTCCGTGCCTTGTTCCAAGTGCGAAGGCTTATGGAGAAAGAATACGTGTATGAACTACGCAACATGGCTGAAGACGAGGGACCTATTCGTTTTGGTGGAACCAAGTCAAAGATGATGGGATTGCATGATCAGTTAGAACAAGTGAAAAATGATCTTGATGGTGATTTTGATAGGAAGCTTGTGTGTGCACTTGTTGGAATGGGCGGTGTTGGGAAGACGACTCTTGCTAACGAGATATTTGAAGATCCACGGATCTTGAGCAAATATGAGCATCGGGCATGGGTCACAGTAAGCAGAAAACCTCAAAAGATCGTTGAACTTTCACGAGGCATTGTAGCTCAACTCGTTGAAGGAGGTAAAGAAATGGATGAGAAAGAAATAGTATTGGAGCTGGAGGGGAAGAAATGCCTCGTTGTGTTGGATGATGTATGGGAGAGAAAGATATTGAGTTCGTTGATAGGTTCCTTGCCGAGTGTTGGAAACATTCTTGTCTTGGTTACTGCCCGAGAGCGAGACGTGGTTGAAAACATTACCTCAGAGAGAAGTGGTCTTAATATCACGGTGGTGAGGTTTTTGAATGAAGAGGAGAGTAAGGATCTTTTATGCCACAAGGTGTTTGGAGATGAGATTTGCCCGTCTCGACTTGACAAAGCCGCTACCAAAATCGCCAAGAAATGTGAAGGTCTTCCTCTCATGATAGTCACGGTTGCTGACATCCTATCAGAATCCCGTAATAAGGATCCAAGCTATTGGGATGATGTAGCGGAAGGGAGGAATTCAGCCTTCACGGATGCATATGATCAAATATCAAAGGTACTTTTCCCAAGTTACGACTACTTGCCTCAGTATCTAAAAATGCCTTTTCTGTTTATGGGAGTTTGCAGTCCACATAATGATATCCCAACATCTAAGCTCGTCAATACGGTCAGTGCTGAGGGCTGGTTTCTTCACACAAACGAAAGACGGGCTTTGGAAGTGTCCGTTTGGCATTGTTTGGAGAAGCTTCGCTTTAACAAGAATCTTCTTTTGCTCAATGGAAAGAGCATTTCCCGGGATGAGAAAATTGGAGGCTGCAAGTACAAAAGTTGTCGGCTTCATTCTGCGTGGTGGCAGTTGTGTAGACGAGAAGGTAGGAAGAACAAGTTTTATCACGTCTTAAATACACTTTCTGATGCATCAAAAACATATGTGAAAGGCCAACGTTGTTTGTGTCTgcaaaataacattttatttggCTTCAAAGGATTCTGCAAGTCTGTGAGATTGAATTGTGCATCCACTGCACGTTCTCTCCTCTTTTTCGGTCCGTACCACCAATATCCAACCCCAATAGATGTTGGTTTCCGGTTGCTTAGGGAACTAGATGCTCTTAAACTTCGTTTCTACAATTTTCCAACAGAAATTCTAACACTAGTCCAACTAAAGTTTCTTGCTCTAACTTGCAACGGAGAACTCCCAGCAGCCATATCCAAACTTTTTAACCTTCGAGTCTTGATTATCCATCCACATATCAACATTACATGTATTAGGGCTCCATCCTACATACCAATACAAATATGGAATATAGAAGAGTTAGAGCATATTGAGATCTTGGGAAAGAGCCTCGTAGCCCCCCGTCGTTTTGCTTCTTTGGGAAAGCTCTCAACTCTATTAGGTGTGAATGCTACCAGTATTTGTAATATCTTGGATCTCTCCAGTAGGATTCctaatataaagaaattaggGGTTCGGATTGAGTTAACGCCTTATGACGATCATAACGACCTTTTGAGCCGCTTTAGTTGCATTTCAACACTTGAAAGTTTGGAGACACTCAAATGCAGTATCATAAATCCAACGGTTCGCTATAGCTCCATTGTCCCTGCGACTCCTAGTTCATTGATGTTGCCACgtaatttgaaaaagttacATTTGAGCGGCATGGGCTTTCCCTGGGAGTACATGGATGTCATTGGCTCTTTGCAAAGTCTTAAAGTGCTCAAGTTGCGATCATACGCCTTTCGGGGTTCACACTGGGAAACACGAAAGGATAGTTTTTCGACCCTCGACTTTCTTCTAATTGAAGATAGTGACTTGGTACAATGGATACCAAGAAGTGGAAGCTTCCCTATGCTTAGCTACCTAAGCATGAAACATTGCTACAAACTAGTTGAGATCCACTGGTCTTCCCTTTCTAAGCTCGGAAAGATTGAATTAGTCGATTGCAATCCTTTAGCTTTGAATTTTTCCAGCCAATTAGAACCAACTCCATGTGCTCACCTTGATGGTACTGCCACTTCTTATTTTGACGAGACGCCAGTGACTGATGAGCTTCGAAG CCACGAGGGACCAATGCCGCGACAATGGGTAGACGCGCCATCCGAACCCGTGTTTATAGTAGAGCCAGAGCAGTCATACACAACATTCTCCACGTCCTTGTTTATAGTTTCGGTGATTTTATTACTAGGATGTCTCCTAAAGTTAGGAATGATGACTTGA
- the LOC125189404 gene encoding DUF724 domain-containing protein 9-like: MGEARRSCGQQFPVDSVVEVVEKEAGVRLVCTVIPPPRNIEPEENEGQLYVRYRALPARRGGRRLREFVDLSSVRPTPPPHKATKRFEPNDVVEAYHNGCWWEGVVTAVELDGGGEERLVVTLENPLEPGELRFAPSSLRPLWDWVDGVWSLPQRKGELKVGEKVEVSIDLDFDLDFDFNFDFRVAWFPAVIVRDLGKGVYSVELKGKNVECVGIRPSPPILDEGEFRVGEKVDAFFDSGWWTGFVVKKVGMNEYIVLFEHPDSTMNLNRSQLRPHLEWKDGKWLVDHDGAASSAPNVKRKRKSSFSASKRHNRKLIDGDCVSRAPNEETEHIDVEYDRDVQQLIDSRAPTEHVDVKYDRGVQQLIDVDSVSKAPNEETKHIDVQQLIDEDDSVSRAPNENSVLFVKRNAIWKSTEWAEVLRRMPHFEPLRAFRENQREGLAIACMVTFTNVVEESRRLKLTDPKSEAEDLLETLLDLEMYGFDVGAVRERVRKLLKAKEEEERLEVEAKGILEQIEVRSGRRERIGRQMREMNAHIGRLQDWLMLAEVVEEKEVEEIRRLQVRLEKNQKQVESLRSDFEASLSNGD; encoded by the coding sequence atggGAGAAGCACGACGCAGCTGCGGCCAGCAATTTCCGGTGGATTCCGTTGTTGAAGTGGTGGAAAAAGAGGCAGGCGTGCGTTTAGTCTGCACCGTGATCCCGCCGCCCAGAAACATCGAGCCCGAAGAAAACGAGGGGCAGCTTTACGTCAGGTACAGAGCTCTCCCGGCGCGCAGAGGAGGCCGCCGCCTGCGCGAGTTCGTCGACTTGTCGTCCGTGCGCCCGACGCCCCCTCCGCACAAGGCGACCAAGCGCTTCGAGCCGAACGACGTCGTCGAAGCGTACCACAATGGCTGCTGGTGGGAGGGCGTCGTCACTGCCGTGGAATTggacggcggcggcgaggaGAGGCTCGTGGTGACGCTTGAAAACCCCCTTGAGCCTGGCGAGCTCCGATTTGCGCCGTCGAGTCTGCGGCCGCTCTGGGATTGGGTCGATGGGGTTTGGTCCTTGCCTCAGAGAAAGGGGGAATTGAAGGTGGGAGAGAAGGTGGAAGTTTCGATTGATTTGGATTTCGATTTGGATttcgattttaattttgattttagggTTGCTTGGTTTCCGGCGGTGATTGTGAGGGATTTGGGGAAAGGGGTTTATTCGGTGGAATTGAAGGGTAAAAATGTTGAATGTGTTGGTATCAGGCCTTCCCCTCCGATTCTAGATGAAGGGGAATTTAGGGTTGGTGAGAAAGTGGATGCGTTCTTCGATTCTGGGTGGTGGACTGGATTTGTTGTGAAGAAGGTTGGGATGAATGAGTACATTGTGCTTTTTGAGCACCCGGATTCTACTATGAACTTGAATCGCTCGCAATTGAGGCCTCATTTGGAATGGAAGGATGGGAAATGGCTCGTTGATCATGATGGCGCCGCCTCTTCCGCCCCAAACGTTAAACGGAAACGAAAATCGAGTTTTTCTGCTTCGAAAAGGCACAATCGCAAATTGATCGATGGAGATTGTGTTTCTAGGGCTCCAAATGAAGAAACAGAGCACATTGATGTTGAATATGATCGCGATGTGCAGCAATTGATCGATTCTAGGGCTCCAACAGAGCACGTTGATGTTAAATATGATCGCGGTGTGCAGCAATTGATCGATGTAGATTCTGTTTCTAAGGCTCCAAATGAAGAAACAAAGCACATTGATGTGCAGCAATTGATTGATGAAGATGATTCTGTTTCTAGGGCTCCAAATGAGAATAGTGTGCTGTTTGTGAAACGTAACGCTATTTGGAAATCCACAGAGTGGGCAGAGGTGCTGCGGAGGATGCCACATTTTGAGCCGCTGAGGGCCTTCAGGGAGAACCAGCGGGAGGGGTTGGCGATAGCGTGTATGGTGACCTTCACGAACGTGGTGGAGGAGAGCCGCAGGTTGAAGCTGACAGACCCCAAGAGTGAGGCGGAGGACCTCCTGGAGACGCTGCTGGACTTGGAAATGTATGGTTTTGACGTTGGGGCGGTGAGGGAGCGGGTGAGGAAGCTGTTGAAGGccaaggaggaggaggagaggcTCGAGGTTGAGGCTAAGGGGATCTTGGAGCAGATTGAGGTGCGGAGTGGGAGGAGGGAAAGGATTGGGAGGCAGATGCGGGAGATGAACGCGCATATTGGGAGGCTGCAGGATTGGCTTATGCTGGcggaggtggtggaggagaAGGAGGTGGAGGAGATCCGGCGTTTGCAGGTTAGGTTGGAGAAGAATCAGAAGCAGGTAGAGAGTTTGAGGTCTGATTTTGAAGCCTCTCTTAGCAATGGcgattga